In a single window of the candidate division WOR-3 bacterium genome:
- a CDS encoding AAA family ATPase — protein sequence MQSISYLDFYNFKKEPFSAAPDENFWFNSSQHREALLKIIHGIKNYRGLITVTGDIGLGKTTLARKLLSELIKYENFEPSLIVIVHSDISKIWFLKKIASNLKIQVNDNDPVSLVSNLLKKLIEMYKNSKIPVILIDEANMLKNKEIMEEIRGLLNIEIPGKRLLNFILFGLPQLEENLKMDMPLYERVALKINLKPLDFDSTKEYINHRLKLAGAEYKIFSDDVYEIIYKYSKGKPRLINTICDNALLEGFLRKTKLINSEIFNKVVKELGL from the coding sequence ATGCAAAGTATTTCCTATCTTGATTTTTATAACTTTAAAAAAGAACCCTTTTCAGCAGCACCTGATGAAAATTTCTGGTTTAATTCTTCACAACATAGGGAGGCACTTTTAAAAATTATTCATGGTATAAAAAACTATAGAGGTTTGATTACAGTAACAGGTGACATTGGTCTTGGAAAAACAACTTTGGCTCGAAAACTTTTGAGTGAGCTTATAAAATATGAAAACTTTGAACCTTCTTTAATAGTTATTGTTCATTCTGATATCAGTAAAATATGGTTTTTAAAAAAAATTGCCAGTAATTTAAAAATTCAGGTTAATGATAATGATCCTGTATCTCTTGTTTCAAATCTTTTAAAAAAATTGATTGAAATGTACAAAAATTCTAAAATTCCTGTTATATTAATTGATGAAGCCAATATGCTTAAAAACAAAGAAATTATGGAAGAGATAAGGGGTCTTTTAAATATTGAGATTCCAGGAAAACGTCTTTTAAACTTTATACTTTTTGGTTTGCCACAATTAGAAGAAAATCTTAAAATGGATATGCCACTTTATGAGAGAGTTGCTTTAAAAATTAATCTTAAGCCCCTTGACTTTGATTCCACGAAGGAATATATAAACCACAGATTGAAATTAGCTGGAGCTGAATATAAAATTTTTTCAGATGATGTTTATGAAATAATTTATAAATATTCCAAGGGTAAACCAAGACTTATTAATACAATTTGTGACAATGCACTCCTTGAGGGCTTTTTAAGAAAAACAAAATTAATTAATAGTGAGATTTTTAACAAAGTTGTAAAGGAACTTGGTTTATGA
- the ftcD gene encoding glutamate formimidoyltransferase: protein MKLIECVPNFSEGRNKKIIDEIVNAIKEVEGIKVLDVDMGYDTNRTVVTFIGEPDKVKEAAFSAIKKAAELIDMRKHKGAHPRIGATDVCPFIPLRNVTFEECNEIAIEVAKRVGEELKIPVYLYEKSAKKPERRDLSYIREGEYEGLAEKIYKPEWKPDFGPQEFNPKSGATVIGVREFLIAYNINLNTRDKRYAEDIAFEIREKGRTKRKGKISPFYFKGDIVRYKENEYPCGECEFIGKTLEETYNHVKDNHGYDLYELLKMNGIDIKKIIGKPVKKKGLFKKVKAIGWYIDEYKRAQISINLTDYKVTNMHHVFEKVKELAEERGLSVTGSELVGLVPFNAIYESGLFYLERQKVSKGLPVRDVLETAVQSLGLRDVTDFEIEKKVLGLPLIFESNLPKMSIWDFADELSRTSPVPGGGSSSAMAGAIASSLCSMALNITISKLKTEENFELLSNTSLKFQELKDYFLLAMDKDSESFQKYMDSLKSGKSKEEVFNTLLETINVPFEVAEKSLFALKLIDGIIEFIDENVISDLGTGLEMFNSSFKGAMFNVLINLKNLENEFKIKYRAEMEKMIEEFEPLFKKVENIILKKLKGGKE, encoded by the coding sequence ATGAAATTGATTGAGTGTGTTCCTAATTTTTCTGAAGGAAGGAATAAAAAAATAATAGATGAAATAGTTAATGCTATAAAAGAAGTTGAAGGAATAAAGGTTCTTGATGTGGATATGGGATATGATACAAATAGAACAGTTGTTACTTTTATTGGAGAACCGGATAAAGTTAAAGAAGCAGCCTTTAGTGCTATAAAAAAAGCAGCAGAACTCATTGATATGAGAAAACATAAAGGTGCCCATCCGAGAATAGGTGCCACAGATGTCTGTCCCTTTATTCCACTTAGGAATGTAACCTTTGAAGAATGTAATGAGATAGCTATAGAAGTTGCAAAAAGGGTTGGAGAAGAATTAAAAATTCCTGTTTATTTATATGAAAAATCAGCTAAAAAACCAGAAAGAAGGGATCTTTCCTATATAAGAGAAGGTGAATATGAGGGATTAGCTGAAAAGATTTATAAACCTGAATGGAAACCTGATTTTGGCCCGCAGGAATTTAATCCCAAATCAGGTGCCACTGTGATAGGTGTGAGAGAATTTCTTATTGCTTATAACATTAATTTAAATACAAGGGATAAAAGATATGCTGAAGATATTGCCTTTGAAATTAGAGAGAAAGGAAGAACAAAAAGAAAAGGTAAAATTTCTCCCTTTTACTTTAAAGGCGATATTGTTAGATATAAGGAAAATGAATATCCCTGCGGTGAATGTGAATTTATAGGGAAAACTTTAGAAGAAACTTATAATCATGTGAAGGATAATCATGGTTATGATCTCTATGAACTTTTAAAGATGAACGGAATTGACATAAAAAAAATTATTGGTAAACCAGTAAAGAAAAAGGGGTTATTTAAAAAAGTTAAAGCAATAGGCTGGTACATAGACGAGTATAAAAGAGCACAGATAAGTATAAATTTGACTGATTATAAAGTTACAAATATGCATCATGTTTTTGAAAAAGTAAAGGAGCTCGCCGAGGAAAGAGGGCTATCTGTTACTGGAAGCGAATTGGTTGGTTTAGTTCCTTTTAATGCTATTTATGAATCAGGTCTATTTTATCTTGAGAGACAGAAAGTTTCAAAAGGTCTTCCTGTAAGAGATGTTCTTGAAACAGCAGTCCAGTCTTTGGGATTAAGGGATGTAACTGATTTTGAAATAGAAAAGAAAGTTCTTGGATTACCTCTTATCTTTGAATCAAATTTACCAAAGATGTCTATATGGGATTTTGCAGATGAACTCTCAAGGACTTCTCCTGTTCCAGGTGGAGGTTCATCCAGTGCTATGGCTGGTGCTATTGCTTCATCCCTCTGCAGTATGGCTTTAAATATTACAATTTCTAAATTGAAAACTGAAGAAAATTTTGAATTGCTTTCAAATACCTCTTTAAAATTTCAGGAATTGAAGGATTATTTTCTCCTTGCAATGGATAAGGATAGTGAAAGTTTTCAGAAGTATATGGATAGTTTAAAAAGTGGTAAAAGTAAAGAGGAAGTTTTTAATACTCTTCTTGAAACAATAAATGTTCCTTTTGAAGTTGCAGAGAAATCTTTATTTGCTTTGAAACTTATTGATGGTATTATAGAATTTATTGATGAAAATGTTATTTCAGATTTAGGGACAGGGCTTGAGATGTTTAATTCTTCTTTCAAAGGAGCTATGTTTAATGTATTAATTAACTTGAAAAATTTAGAAAATGAGTTTAAAATTAAATACAGGGCAGAAATGGAAAAAATGATAGAGGAGTTTGAACCCTTGTTTAAAAAAGTTGAAAATATTATTTTAAAAAAATTAAAAGGAGGTAAAGAATGA
- a CDS encoding PHP domain-containing protein encodes MKNFKIDLHTHTIFSDGELSPKDLILKAKREGVKVLGICDHDTLEVRNFIPETDLEVIIGTELSLSDGERDIHLLIYFPEPESELEKVLINIRRVRFDRIKKIIEKLKNLGIKIDLEEVIEEKNIQSFGRPHIARILVKKGYVSSIDEAFELYLGKDRPAYVPKFKLTPKDGIELAIKSGGIPVIAHPGVENIDYDYLDYLKKLGMKGVEVFYPDHDKEKEEYYLEYAIKNNLLITGGSDYHGDNHEGKNIIANKTCPYEYYLKLKKFKNEMPHSK; translated from the coding sequence ATGAAAAATTTTAAAATAGATTTGCATACACACACTATTTTTTCAGATGGAGAATTATCACCTAAGGACTTAATTTTGAAAGCAAAAAGAGAAGGTGTAAAAGTTCTTGGTATATGTGATCACGATACATTAGAGGTAAGAAATTTTATTCCAGAAACAGATTTGGAAGTTATAATTGGAACTGAGCTTTCTTTAAGTGATGGAGAGAGAGATATACATTTACTTATCTATTTTCCTGAACCGGAGTCAGAACTTGAGAAAGTTTTAATAAATATTAGAAGAGTAAGATTTGATAGAATAAAAAAAATAATAGAAAAATTAAAAAACCTGGGAATCAAAATTGACCTTGAAGAAGTAATTGAGGAAAAAAATATTCAATCTTTCGGAAGACCTCATATAGCACGAATTCTTGTTAAAAAGGGTTATGTATCCTCTATTGATGAAGCTTTTGAACTTTATCTTGGAAAGGATAGACCAGCTTATGTTCCGAAATTCAAGTTAACACCGAAAGATGGAATAGAGCTTGCAATAAAATCAGGAGGAATTCCTGTTATAGCTCACCCTGGAGTTGAAAATATTGATTATGATTATCTTGATTATCTAAAAAAACTCGGAATGAAAGGTGTAGAAGTTTTTTATCCGGATCATGATAAAGAAAAGGAGGAATATTATCTTGAATATGCAATTAAAAATAACTTATTAATAACAGGTGGTTCTGATTATCATGGTGATAACCATGAGGGTAAAAATATAATTGCAAATAAAACATGTCCTTATGAATATTATCTAAAACTTAAAAAATTTAAAAATGAAATGCCTCATAGCAAATAG
- a CDS encoding biotin carboxylase N-terminal domain-containing protein yields the protein MKCLIANRGEIAVRIARTLREMGISPIGIYSDPDKFSLHNFFMDFSYPLNGKSSYETYLNIDKILWIIDKEKPQFLHPGYGFLSENYLFALEVEKRGVNFVGPSPESMRLMGDKALARKIAERCYVPVVPGYSGKLENSEEALKIAEKIGFPLFLKASLGGGGKGMRIVRNKEEFVSLFNLAYREAESAFGEGSLYIEKFIEKPKHIEVQIIADKKGNYYALGERECSIQRRYQKLIEESPSSFIDDKIRRDIEEAAIEIAKACNYYNAGTVEFIFDENKNFYFIEMNTRLQVEHPVTEMRSMLDLVYLQLKVARGEELKLEKPYPLKGYSLEVRICAEDPYENFIPSPGEIKWLTYPSGPFVRVDSGVYQGFYVPEEYDPLIMKIIVWGKDKKEGIQRMKRALNELFIAGIKTTKEFCLNVISSEFFEKGEFDTFLLERWKPENLTSFIFEEELSSLIETRSLIEEKRQSTISPWKNFRFFYNNFEL from the coding sequence ATGAAATGCCTCATAGCAAATAGAGGAGAAATAGCTGTAAGAATAGCAAGAACTTTAAGAGAAATGGGAATATCGCCGATAGGAATATACTCTGACCCTGATAAATTTTCACTTCATAACTTTTTTATGGATTTTTCTTACCCTTTAAATGGTAAATCAAGTTATGAAACATATTTAAATATTGATAAAATATTATGGATTATTGATAAAGAAAAACCTCAGTTTTTACATCCGGGTTACGGTTTTTTATCAGAGAATTATCTTTTTGCACTTGAAGTTGAAAAAAGGGGTGTAAATTTTGTAGGACCATCTCCAGAATCTATGAGGCTTATGGGTGATAAGGCTCTTGCAAGGAAAATTGCGGAAAGGTGTTATGTTCCTGTTGTTCCAGGTTATTCAGGTAAATTGGAGAATTCTGAAGAAGCATTGAAAATAGCAGAAAAAATTGGGTTTCCATTATTTTTGAAAGCAAGTTTAGGTGGCGGTGGAAAGGGTATGAGGATTGTAAGGAATAAGGAAGAATTTGTTTCTCTATTTAATTTAGCTTACAGAGAAGCAGAAAGTGCTTTTGGTGAAGGTTCCCTTTATATTGAAAAATTTATTGAAAAACCAAAACATATTGAAGTTCAGATAATAGCCGATAAAAAGGGTAATTACTATGCACTTGGTGAAAGAGAATGCTCTATACAGAGAAGATACCAGAAACTTATTGAAGAAAGTCCCTCATCTTTCATTGATGATAAAATAAGAAGGGATATTGAGGAAGCTGCAATAGAGATTGCTAAGGCTTGTAACTATTATAATGCTGGAACAGTCGAATTTATTTTTGATGAAAATAAAAATTTTTACTTTATTGAGATGAATACAAGATTGCAGGTAGAGCATCCTGTAACTGAGATGAGAAGCATGCTTGATCTTGTTTATCTTCAGTTAAAGGTTGCAAGGGGAGAAGAACTTAAACTTGAAAAACCGTATCCTTTAAAAGGTTATTCTCTTGAAGTTCGTATATGTGCTGAGGATCCTTATGAAAATTTTATTCCTTCACCTGGAGAAATAAAGTGGCTTACTTATCCTTCAGGTCCATTTGTAAGAGTTGATTCAGGGGTATACCAGGGTTTTTATGTTCCAGAAGAATATGATCCTTTAATAATGAAGATAATTGTATGGGGTAAGGATAAAAAAGAGGGAATTCAAAGGATGAAAAGAGCTCTTAATGAGCTGTTTATTGCTGGTATTAAAACAACAAAAGAATTCTGCTTGAATGTTATTTCAAGTGAATTTTTTGAAAAAGGAGAATTTGATACCTTTTTACTTGAGAGATGGAAACCTGAAAATTTAACTTCTTTTATTTTTGAAGAAGAGTTATCTTCACTTATTGAAACACGGAGTTTAATAGAGGAAAAAAGACAAAGCACAATAAGTCCTTGGAAAAACTTTAGATTTTTTTATAATAATTTTGAATTATGA
- a CDS encoding tetratricopeptide repeat protein, translating into MILNERFQNLAFKYYSNREFDKALRLLDRLLEEDKDNFNLLLFKGDILFEKEEIESAQNYYISALEKANKEKNHFKRLLSLMKLKRIQGETNELNSRIFISAYYLGILKLCKDSLYKLLREEVIDDSKKYLERIIKELFNNTPTQAFLLGVLNIYLKNDEGLKLLNSAFENIDFDERLRNYKELIKKFIYVETKPSLSELEDILKIEGLSEKKLEPSGTVELADLLKSIGSLEEAILEYYSSIYGYLKSESNIEKAREVLNKIKEISPQEERLTKVEEFLDKFESTKVETGKLPEITHEILLKIYEEFLLPENSFENYITFLNLMAEWNMHEDVINDYKEIEDSVSVDLFAPYYLYTLYLTGEYEEVISKSDKFIEATESEEILKFIKYFKALSLYNLNNRKEALEIFGSIYEQDPGFLDVKEYLEIKRPEEALVSESVLEEEKELTAHEKTIEIPEILTPEVEEKEAVIEEIGEVYEEKEIPEMEQVKLSKKVIKEHFIIL; encoded by the coding sequence ATGATTTTAAATGAACGATTTCAAAACCTCGCATTCAAATATTACAGTAACCGTGAATTTGATAAAGCTTTAAGACTTCTGGATAGATTATTAGAAGAAGATAAGGATAATTTTAATCTCCTTCTTTTTAAAGGTGATATTCTATTTGAAAAAGAGGAAATAGAATCTGCTCAAAATTATTATATTTCTGCTCTTGAAAAGGCTAATAAGGAAAAAAATCATTTCAAGAGGTTATTAAGTTTGATGAAATTGAAAAGAATTCAGGGTGAAACTAATGAATTAAATTCAAGAATATTCATATCTGCATATTATCTTGGTATTTTGAAGTTATGTAAGGATTCACTTTATAAACTCTTAAGAGAAGAAGTAATTGATGATTCAAAAAAGTATCTTGAAAGAATAATAAAAGAGCTTTTTAACAATACCCCCACACAGGCTTTTCTTTTAGGAGTTCTTAATATTTATCTTAAAAATGATGAAGGTTTAAAATTATTAAATAGTGCTTTTGAAAACATTGATTTTGATGAGAGGTTAAGAAATTATAAAGAGTTAATAAAAAAATTTATTTATGTTGAGACTAAACCTTCTTTAAGTGAGCTTGAGGACATTCTTAAAATAGAAGGGTTATCTGAAAAAAAATTAGAACCTTCAGGTACAGTTGAGCTTGCTGACCTCTTGAAAAGTATAGGTTCTCTTGAGGAGGCAATTCTTGAATATTACAGTTCAATTTATGGTTATTTGAAATCTGAATCTAACATAGAAAAGGCAAGGGAAGTGCTGAATAAGATAAAAGAAATTTCTCCTCAGGAGGAAAGGCTTACAAAAGTTGAGGAATTTTTAGATAAGTTTGAGAGCACAAAGGTGGAAACAGGGAAACTTCCTGAAATCACACATGAAATTTTACTTAAAATATATGAGGAATTTTTACTCCCTGAAAATAGTTTTGAAAATTATATCACCTTTTTGAATCTAATGGCTGAGTGGAATATGCATGAGGATGTTATTAATGATTATAAAGAAATAGAAGATAGTGTTTCAGTTGATCTCTTTGCTCCCTATTATCTTTATACTTTGTATCTAACAGGAGAATATGAAGAAGTAATTTCAAAATCTGATAAATTTATAGAAGCTACAGAAAGTGAGGAGATACTTAAGTTTATAAAGTATTTTAAAGCACTATCTTTATACAATCTAAATAATAGAAAAGAGGCACTTGAAATTTTTGGTTCTATTTATGAGCAGGACCCTGGTTTTTTAGATGTTAAGGAATATTTAGAAATAAAAAGACCAGAAGAAGCTCTGGTAAGTGAGTCTGTTTTAGAAGAAGAGAAAGAATTAACCGCTCATGAAAAAACTATTGAGATTCCTGAGATATTGACACCTGAAGTTGAAGAAAAAGAGGCTGTAATAGAAGAAATTGGAGAAGTTTACGAGGAAAAAGAGATACCAGAAATGGAGCAGGTTAAATTATCAAAAAAGGTAATTAAAGAACATTTTATTATTCTTTGA
- a CDS encoding tetratricopeptide repeat protein, translated as MNISELKKKAREYELRGDYKKALETYQTVLKYENNDPETLFRIGQILIKFKQEKKAGEFLLKSFEIFEKQGIYDKRTIALLKKLIQLYPDKKDLYRKLAEAYYHVGDYGEAGKTLEFYIEFLFKNGEYEKGFENYELLLKWQPENFALKERVAELYLDFKKNKRAIEIYFELLYYFFNRNKEKEKEIRNKLLSLGVSEKEIEERISSDSESEKKESVFVTLDELLKGDRLKATRTLKQVKEAEKEEKEEKAEKEEMIEMKEIEKEIQKEVEEEFSQEVSDTEFGSEAAVSEEEVSESEIKNPLKVKTLAETLLMMGDYTGALDTFYKAFELYLQENLLIEAYNILKEIASKWPEEIKARKEMVKISHMLKNKDLLVDSILSLAECLYKRGAKDDALKWFLKVLDIEPDNKKAIEYVTMISPESLEKLKKRKEEVPLKKEKTIKVEEPKTPEMEFVKIEKKKTLEEKKKEEEFIDLKSQIVEELEEDEKKIKKDIFSEVRETLHKFSKEIDYKGKLELGIAMREMGLYEEAIINLKEALNSEETRAKSLELLGEIFMELRKFNIALEYFERALQEKNLEERRVISIEYHLGECYENLGDSVNALTYYKRAYEKDPEIMGLKDKIEELESNRRRVVDEDKISFL; from the coding sequence ATGAATATTTCAGAATTAAAGAAGAAAGCAAGGGAATATGAGTTAAGAGGAGATTACAAAAAAGCTTTAGAAACTTACCAAACTGTTTTGAAATATGAAAATAATGATCCAGAAACTCTATTTAGAATAGGGCAAATTTTAATAAAATTCAAACAGGAAAAAAAGGCAGGGGAATTTTTATTAAAATCTTTTGAAATTTTTGAAAAACAAGGAATATATGACAAAAGAACTATAGCTTTATTGAAAAAATTAATTCAACTTTATCCTGATAAAAAAGATCTCTATAGAAAATTAGCAGAGGCATATTATCATGTAGGAGATTATGGAGAAGCTGGTAAAACTCTTGAATTTTATATTGAATTTCTTTTTAAGAATGGTGAATATGAAAAAGGTTTTGAAAATTATGAACTTCTTTTAAAATGGCAACCTGAGAATTTTGCCTTAAAAGAGAGAGTTGCTGAACTTTATCTTGATTTCAAAAAAAACAAGAGGGCTATTGAAATTTATTTTGAGCTTTTGTATTATTTTTTTAACAGAAATAAGGAAAAAGAAAAAGAAATCAGAAATAAACTCTTATCTCTCGGTGTTTCTGAAAAAGAAATTGAAGAGAGAATAAGTTCGGATAGCGAATCAGAGAAAAAAGAAAGTGTTTTTGTAACATTGGATGAACTCTTAAAAGGTGATAGACTTAAAGCAACAAGAACTCTTAAACAGGTAAAAGAAGCTGAAAAAGAAGAAAAAGAAGAAAAAGCTGAAAAAGAAGAAATGATCGAAATGAAAGAAATAGAGAAGGAAATTCAAAAAGAAGTTGAAGAGGAATTTAGTCAGGAAGTTTCTGATACGGAATTTGGGTCAGAAGCTGCTGTAAGTGAAGAAGAGGTTTCAGAAAGTGAGATAAAAAATCCCTTAAAAGTTAAAACTCTTGCTGAAACACTTCTTATGATGGGTGATTATACAGGAGCTCTTGATACTTTTTATAAAGCTTTTGAACTTTATTTACAGGAAAATTTATTGATAGAGGCTTATAATATACTCAAGGAAATTGCGAGTAAATGGCCGGAGGAAATAAAAGCAAGAAAAGAAATGGTAAAAATTTCCCATATGTTGAAAAATAAAGACCTTCTTGTTGATAGCATATTATCACTGGCTGAGTGTTTATACAAAAGAGGAGCAAAGGATGATGCTTTAAAGTGGTTTTTAAAGGTCCTTGATATTGAGCCAGATAATAAAAAGGCTATTGAATATGTAACAATGATAAGTCCTGAATCCTTGGAAAAATTAAAGAAAAGAAAAGAAGAGGTCCCTTTAAAAAAGGAAAAAACTATAAAAGTGGAAGAACCAAAAACACCTGAGATGGAATTTGTTAAGATAGAAAAGAAAAAAACTCTTGAGGAGAAAAAAAAGGAGGAAGAATTTATAGATCTAAAAAGTCAGATTGTTGAAGAATTGGAAGAGGATGAGAAAAAGATTAAAAAGGATATATTCAGTGAAGTGAGGGAAACCCTTCATAAATTTTCAAAGGAAATAGATTATAAAGGCAAGCTGGAACTTGGTATTGCAATGAGGGAAATGGGGCTTTATGAAGAGGCTATAATAAACCTTAAAGAAGCCTTAAATTCAGAAGAAACAAGGGCAAAATCTCTTGAGCTTCTTGGTGAAATTTTTATGGAGTTAAGGAAATTTAACATTGCATTAGAGTATTTTGAAAGGGCTTTACAGGAAAAAAATTTAGAGGAGAGAAGAGTTATTTCAATTGAGTATCACCTTGGAGAATGCTATGAAAACTTAGGAGACTCTGTCAATGCTTTAACATATTATAAAAGAGCCTATGAAAAAGACCCTGAAATAATGGGTTTAAAAGATAAAATTGAAGAACTTGAAAGTAATAGAAGAAGAGTAGTGGACGAGGATAAAATTTCTTTTTTATAA
- a CDS encoding DUF6569 family protein: MKKIEIGEPLFQRNLLMYPLYRKDNGDFKENIKTIDEAYKEGFGKFEELKEPSVNRIIFKNSGSFPVFAIDGEEVIGAFQNRVINTAFFSEPNTVIEVPVSCVEERRWEGERSFSSSGVALYPSLRAILLKTTNKSLSLNKTYYSDQSIVWKSVKNVLNSLKISSGTLSIHDAFKGYESQIEWYLENLDLSNVSGLVAFAGDKFICMDLFISSYIFEKFKIKILRGYALDAILLRDRPTDFINKDKVKEIIEKVIKIKMKKFNGVGKGLEYRGEGESLIVRGFKKREEEDFLHLAVFPDIKL, from the coding sequence ATGAAAAAAATAGAAATTGGAGAACCTTTATTTCAGAGAAATCTACTAATGTACCCCTTATATAGAAAAGATAATGGAGATTTTAAAGAAAATATAAAAACAATTGATGAGGCATATAAAGAAGGTTTTGGGAAATTTGAGGAACTAAAAGAGCCTTCTGTGAATAGAATAATTTTTAAGAATAGCGGAAGTTTCCCTGTTTTTGCTATTGATGGAGAAGAAGTAATAGGTGCATTTCAAAACAGGGTAATTAATACTGCCTTTTTTTCTGAACCAAATACTGTAATAGAAGTTCCTGTTTCTTGTGTTGAAGAGAGAAGGTGGGAAGGTGAAAGAAGTTTTAGCTCTTCAGGAGTTGCTTTATATCCCAGCTTAAGGGCTATCCTTTTAAAAACCACAAATAAGAGCTTATCTTTGAATAAGACCTATTATTCAGATCAGAGTATAGTGTGGAAAAGTGTTAAAAATGTTCTTAATTCTCTTAAGATTTCTTCCGGAACTTTATCCATTCATGATGCTTTTAAAGGATATGAATCCCAGATTGAGTGGTACTTAGAAAATCTTGATTTAAGTAATGTAAGTGGTTTAGTTGCTTTTGCGGGTGATAAATTTATATGTATGGATCTTTTTATTTCTTCTTATATTTTTGAAAAGTTTAAGATAAAAATTTTAAGAGGCTATGCTCTTGATGCAATACTCTTAAGGGACCGTCCTACTGATTTTATAAATAAGGATAAGGTTAAAGAGATAATTGAGAAAGTCATAAAAATAAAAATGAAAAAATTTAATGGAGTTGGAAAGGGTCTTGAATATAGGGGTGAAGGTGAGAGTTTAATAGTAAGGGGATTTAAGAAAAGAGAAGAAGAGGATTTTTTACATTTGGCAGTTTTCCCAGATATAAAATTATAA
- a CDS encoding divergent PAP2 family protein, translated as MIREVISNDILLKTLLVGLIAQIIKSILYSFKFKRWNWKWLTETGGMPSSHTASTFALTTMVGIREGFRSPLFAVTAFFTFIVMYDAAGLRRAAGRQAQILNKIMDEFSHTGKIKEERLRELLGHTPFEVIVGAILGIFLGLIFV; from the coding sequence ATGATAAGAGAAGTAATCTCAAATGATATACTCCTAAAAACTCTTCTTGTAGGGTTAATTGCACAGATAATAAAATCAATTCTCTATTCATTTAAATTTAAAAGATGGAACTGGAAATGGCTAACAGAAACAGGTGGTATGCCTTCTTCTCATACAGCATCCACCTTTGCTTTAACCACAATGGTTGGAATTAGGGAAGGTTTCAGATCACCTTTATTTGCTGTAACTGCTTTTTTTACTTTTATTGTTATGTATGATGCTGCTGGTTTAAGAAGAGCTGCAGGTAGACAAGCACAGATCTTAAATAAAATAATGGATGAATTTTCTCATACAGGTAAAATTAAAGAAGAAAGGTTAAGAGAACTTTTAGGTCATACTCCCTTTGAAGTAATCGTGGGAGCAATTCTTGGTATTTTTTTGGGATTGATTTTTGTTTAG
- a CDS encoding AAA family ATPase has protein sequence MELFEFFGFKKDPFTMIPDPELFYPSRIHREALEKIKYCITKNRGGCVLTGEVGTGKSMILRKLLLDFYQHENYIPLFVLFAHQEVDVKWFLKKVSRFFGLNDTENISSLKEEFISSILDSFEKGKKFIFLLDEAHKIKSPELKNFFRDILSIETIDEKPISFVFVGLSEIIKNFREDPNFSQRIPIWISLEKLDDSEVIDYINFRLKKAGGEEEIFTQEAKDKIREVSNGIPRVINAICDASLLECYMKSKNRVGVNDVEKVITGMGL, from the coding sequence ATGGAATTATTTGAATTTTTTGGTTTTAAAAAAGACCCTTTCACAATGATTCCTGATCCTGAACTTTTCTATCCTTCCAGAATACATAGAGAAGCACTTGAAAAAATTAAATACTGTATAACAAAAAACAGGGGAGGTTGTGTATTAACAGGTGAAGTGGGTACTGGGAAGAGTATGATTTTAAGAAAATTACTTCTTGATTTTTATCAACATGAAAACTATATCCCTCTTTTTGTTCTCTTTGCTCATCAAGAAGTAGATGTAAAATGGTTTTTAAAGAAAGTTTCAAGATTTTTTGGTTTAAATGATACAGAAAATATTTCAAGCTTAAAAGAAGAATTTATATCTTCAATTTTAGATTCTTTTGAAAAAGGGAAAAAATTTATATTTTTGCTTGACGAAGCTCATAAAATAAAATCACCGGAACTTAAGAACTTCTTTAGAGATATTCTTTCAATAGAAACTATAGATGAGAAACCAATCTCCTTTGTTTTTGTAGGTCTTTCAGAAATAATAAAAAATTTCAGAGAAGATCCTAATTTCAGCCAGAGAATACCTATTTGGATTTCTCTTGAAAAGCTTGATGATTCAGAAGTAATAGATTATATCAATTTCAGACTAAAAAAGGCTGGAGGAGAAGAGGAAATTTTTACACAAGAGGCAAAGGACAAAATAAGGGAAGTTTCAAATGGTATACCGAGGGTTATAAATGCTATATGTGATGCCTCTTTGCTTGAATGTTATATGAAGAGTAAAAACAGGGTGGGGGTAAATGATGTTGAAAAGGTGATTACCGGTATGGGATTATGA